Proteins encoded in a region of the Pseudomonas sp. PDNC002 genome:
- a CDS encoding helix-turn-helix domain-containing protein yields the protein MNSQAQPVGALLRQWRQRRRLSQLDLACDAEISTRHLSFVETGRALPSREMLLHLAEQLDIPLRERNRLLSAAGYAPVYSEKGLDDPALTVAKQAIDQLLKAHEPNPAMVVDRHWNLLASNRTVDIFLIGVDPELLQPPINVLRMSLHPKGLAPRILNLGPWKAHVVERLQRDYEASGDPALAALRDEVAAYPAPPYDEAASGDMVLIPVQLQTELGVCSLIGTITVFGTPVDVTLSELALETFFPADPDSARILRQLSGTE from the coding sequence ATGAACAGCCAAGCCCAACCTGTCGGCGCCCTGCTCCGCCAATGGCGCCAGCGCCGCCGACTCAGCCAGCTCGACCTCGCCTGCGATGCGGAGATTTCCACGCGCCACCTGAGCTTCGTCGAAACCGGACGCGCCCTGCCCAGCCGCGAGATGCTCCTGCACCTGGCGGAACAACTGGACATTCCGCTGCGCGAGCGCAACCGCCTGCTCAGCGCGGCGGGCTATGCGCCGGTGTATTCGGAGAAAGGCCTGGACGACCCGGCGCTGACCGTGGCGAAACAGGCCATCGACCAGTTGCTCAAGGCCCACGAGCCGAACCCGGCGATGGTCGTGGACCGCCACTGGAACCTGCTGGCGTCCAACCGCACGGTGGATATCTTCCTGATCGGCGTCGACCCGGAGCTGTTGCAGCCGCCGATCAACGTGCTGCGCATGAGCCTGCACCCGAAGGGGCTGGCACCGCGCATCCTCAATCTCGGCCCGTGGAAGGCGCATGTGGTGGAGCGCTTGCAGCGCGATTACGAAGCCAGCGGCGATCCGGCGTTAGCGGCGTTGCGCGACGAAGTGGCGGCCTATCCGGCGCCGCCCTATGACGAAGCGGCCAGCGGCGACATGGTGCTGATTCCGGTGCAATTGCAGACCGAACTGGGCGTGTGCAGCCTGATCGGCACCATCACGGTGTTCGGCACGCCGGTGGACGTGACGCTGTCGGAGCTGGCGCTGGAAACCTTCTTCCCCGCCGACCCCGACAGCGCCCGGATCCTGCGCCAGCTCAGCGGCACAGAGTGA
- a CDS encoding Mpo1-like protein — protein MKTLVDHLAQYAAYHRDRRNIVSHFIGIPMIVLSIATLLSRPGFELAGLLVSPATLLALASVVFYLRLDLRFGLLMTALLALSLWIGAGLAAGSTASWLVWGIGLFVVGWIIQFVGHWYEGRKPAFVDDLTGLIVGPLFVAAEAAFLLGLRDEVRHAVEERAGPTCIREKKATA, from the coding sequence ATGAAAACGCTCGTCGACCATCTTGCCCAATATGCCGCCTATCACCGTGACCGGCGGAACATCGTCAGCCATTTCATCGGCATCCCGATGATCGTGCTGTCCATCGCTACCCTGCTGTCGCGCCCCGGCTTCGAGCTGGCCGGCCTGCTGGTCTCGCCCGCCACGTTGCTGGCGCTGGCCTCGGTGGTGTTCTACCTGCGCCTGGACCTGCGCTTCGGCCTGCTGATGACTGCGCTGCTGGCACTCTCGCTGTGGATCGGCGCAGGGCTGGCGGCGGGCAGCACCGCGTCCTGGCTGGTATGGGGCATCGGCCTGTTCGTGGTGGGTTGGATCATCCAGTTCGTCGGCCACTGGTACGAAGGCCGCAAGCCGGCGTTCGTCGATGATCTCACCGGGCTGATCGTCGGCCCGCTGTTCGTCGCTGCCGAAGCGGCGTTCCTGCTCGGCCTGCGCGACGAAGTGCGCCACGCCGTGGAAGAGCGCGCCGGCCCCACCTGCATCCGCGAGAAGAAGGCGACCGCCTGA
- a CDS encoding Crp/Fnr family transcriptional regulator: MTDAKPYLPLLREGRWFQTLPEGLRQSLCDAAVVRRLPAGQRLFARGDAPCGLYCVVEGAMRVSVVGESGKEALLALVEAPNWFGEICLFDGQPRTHDAYAEGATTLLQVPQAPLQAILAQHPEYWRDFALLMSHKLRITFAVLEELSLLPAAPRLARRLLMIAEGYGESATAKRELHLPQEQLAAMLSLSRQTTNQILKDLEAQGILRLSYGGIEILDRERLRHAAHA; the protein is encoded by the coding sequence ATGACCGACGCCAAGCCCTACCTGCCCCTACTGCGTGAAGGCCGCTGGTTCCAGACCTTGCCCGAAGGCCTGCGCCAGTCGCTGTGCGATGCCGCCGTGGTACGCCGCCTGCCGGCCGGACAGCGGCTGTTCGCCCGAGGCGACGCGCCCTGCGGGCTGTACTGTGTGGTCGAAGGGGCGATGCGCGTCAGCGTGGTCGGCGAGAGCGGCAAGGAAGCGCTGCTGGCGCTGGTGGAAGCCCCCAACTGGTTCGGCGAGATCTGCCTGTTCGATGGCCAGCCACGCACCCACGATGCCTACGCCGAGGGCGCCACGACGTTGCTGCAGGTACCCCAGGCGCCCTTGCAGGCGATCCTGGCCCAGCACCCGGAATACTGGCGCGACTTCGCCCTGCTGATGAGCCACAAGCTGCGCATCACCTTCGCCGTGCTGGAGGAGCTGTCGCTGCTGCCGGCCGCGCCGCGCCTGGCCCGGCGCCTGCTGATGATCGCCGAGGGCTACGGCGAGTCGGCCACTGCCAAACGCGAGCTGCACCTGCCCCAGGAACAACTGGCGGCCATGCTGTCGCTGTCCCGGCAGACCACCAACCAGATCCTCAAGGACCTGGAAGCCCAGGGCATCCTGCGCCTGAGCTACGGCGGCATCGAGATCCTCGACCGCGAACGCCTGCGCCACGCCGCCCACGCCTGA
- a CDS encoding outer membrane beta-barrel protein, with protein sequence MRLSKLLCALALTAPALAMADDRGLYVGGGVTRLEIDERSFDDHDNSYKLYAGYRFNNYLSLEGAVVDFGDMSDDRKHFDGESLQANVHLGFPIGQRIRLYGIAGVHAWHADDDAAGKSDDVDPLYGFGGEVDLIGGLGVRLEQEYLDVGDIDLDQTTLSAYLRF encoded by the coding sequence ATGCGCCTTTCGAAACTCCTTTGCGCCCTCGCGCTGACCGCTCCGGCACTGGCGATGGCAGACGACCGTGGCCTCTACGTCGGTGGCGGCGTGACTCGCCTCGAGATCGACGAGCGGTCTTTCGATGACCACGACAACAGCTACAAGCTCTACGCCGGCTACCGCTTCAACAACTACCTGTCCTTGGAAGGCGCGGTGGTTGACTTCGGCGACATGAGCGACGACCGCAAGCACTTCGATGGCGAATCCCTGCAGGCCAACGTGCACCTGGGCTTCCCCATCGGCCAGCGCATCCGCCTGTATGGCATCGCCGGCGTGCACGCCTGGCACGCCGACGACGATGCCGCCGGCAAATCCGACGATGTCGATCCGCTCTACGGCTTCGGTGGCGAAGTGGACCTGATCGGCGGCCTGGGCGTGCGCCTGGAACAGGAATACCTGGACGTCGGTGACATCGACCTCGACCAGACCACCCTCTCCGCCTACTTGCGCTTCTGA
- the ppk2 gene encoding polyphosphate kinase 2, producing MAPRGSNEDSTSAELPANYPYRKRLQRKEYERLKEQLQVELLKVQSWVKETGQRVVVLFEGRDAAGKGGTIKRFMEHLNPRGARVIALEKPSDAERGQWYFQRYIQHLPTAGEIVFFDRSWYNRAGVERVMGFCSPRQYLEFMQQTPELERMLVRNGIHVFKYWFSVSREEQLRRFVSRRDDPLKHWKLSPIDIQSLDKWDDYTQAKEAMFFHTDTADAPWVVIKSDDKKRARLNCLRHFLHTLDYPGKDERIAHVPDPRLAGRAAELDRDELKEASVAEAPSVVAAVTPEEEAVPA from the coding sequence ATGGCACCGCGTGGCAGCAACGAGGATTCCACCTCGGCCGAACTGCCGGCCAATTATCCCTATCGCAAACGCCTGCAGCGCAAGGAGTACGAGCGGCTCAAGGAGCAACTGCAGGTGGAGTTGCTGAAGGTGCAGAGCTGGGTGAAGGAAACCGGTCAGCGCGTCGTGGTGCTGTTCGAGGGGCGAGATGCCGCCGGCAAGGGCGGTACCATCAAGCGTTTCATGGAGCACCTGAATCCGCGCGGGGCAAGGGTCATCGCCCTGGAAAAGCCCAGTGACGCCGAGCGTGGCCAGTGGTACTTCCAGCGCTATATCCAGCACCTGCCCACCGCCGGCGAAATCGTCTTCTTCGACCGCTCCTGGTACAACCGCGCCGGGGTCGAGCGGGTCATGGGCTTCTGTTCGCCGCGCCAGTACCTGGAGTTCATGCAGCAGACGCCGGAACTGGAGCGCATGCTGGTGCGCAACGGCATCCACGTCTTCAAGTACTGGTTCTCGGTCAGCCGCGAGGAGCAGCTGCGCCGCTTCGTTTCGCGCCGCGACGATCCGTTGAAGCACTGGAAGCTGTCGCCCATCGACATCCAGTCACTGGACAAGTGGGATGACTACACCCAGGCCAAGGAAGCCATGTTCTTCCACACCGACACCGCCGACGCACCCTGGGTGGTGATCAAGTCCGACGACAAGAAGCGCGCACGCCTGAACTGCCTGCGGCACTTCCTGCACACGCTGGACTACCCCGGCAAGGACGAGAGGATTGCCCACGTGCCGGACCCCCGGCTTGCCGGGCGCGCCGCCGAACTGGACCGTGACGAGCTGAAGGAGGCCTCCGTCGCCGAAGCGCCTTCCGTCGTCGCGGCGGTCACGCCGGAGGAGGAAGCGGTCCCGGCGTGA
- a CDS encoding magnesium transporter CorA family protein: MITYYTLVGDRLVRHNGNECHGMPKDTLWIDLFQPTAEEEKLLESIIEVDVPTQEEMAEIEDSSRFYESKGALYMTTTVVGGIREHKPTTSEVTCVLTPHWLVTVRYTDLLAFRTFETRTQRGGCEGRSDQLFVTLMDSVVDRIADVLETVQKQLDTLGNSIFREGQAATDKTDLQEVVKQLGRKNSLLSKLNESLLSISRPLAYFRQGSNGWISDEVKLGMKSVERDVRSLSEYQTKMAGEITFLLDATLGLINIEQNSIIKVFSIAAVLFLPPTLVGTVYGMNFAHMPELQWLAGYPMALVAMVISAVIPYYWFKFKGWL, translated from the coding sequence ATGATCACCTATTACACCCTCGTCGGCGACCGCCTGGTACGCCATAACGGCAACGAGTGCCACGGCATGCCCAAGGACACGCTGTGGATCGACCTGTTCCAGCCCACGGCGGAAGAGGAGAAGCTGCTGGAGTCGATCATCGAGGTCGATGTGCCGACCCAGGAGGAAATGGCCGAGATCGAGGACTCCTCGCGCTTCTACGAGAGCAAGGGGGCGCTGTACATGACCACCACCGTGGTCGGCGGCATCCGCGAGCACAAGCCGACCACCTCGGAAGTGACCTGCGTGCTGACCCCGCACTGGCTGGTGACGGTGCGCTACACCGACCTGCTGGCTTTCCGCACCTTCGAGACGCGCACCCAGCGCGGTGGCTGCGAGGGCCGCAGCGACCAGTTGTTCGTCACCCTGATGGACAGCGTGGTGGACCGCATCGCCGATGTGCTGGAGACCGTGCAGAAGCAGCTCGATACGCTGGGCAACAGCATCTTCCGCGAGGGCCAGGCGGCCACCGATAAGACCGACCTGCAGGAAGTCGTGAAGCAGTTGGGGCGCAAGAATTCGCTGCTGTCCAAGCTCAACGAGAGCCTGCTGAGCATCAGCCGCCCGCTGGCCTATTTCCGCCAGGGCAGCAATGGCTGGATCAGCGACGAGGTGAAGCTGGGCATGAAGTCGGTGGAGCGCGACGTGCGCTCGCTGAGCGAGTACCAGACCAAGATGGCCGGGGAAATCACCTTCCTGCTGGACGCCACCCTCGGCCTGATCAACATCGAGCAGAACAGCATCATCAAGGTGTTTTCCATCGCCGCTGTGCTGTTCCTGCCGCCGACGCTGGTGGGCACGGTGTACGGCATGAACTTCGCGCACATGCCCGAATTGCAGTGGCTGGCGGGCTACCCGATGGCGCTGGTGGCCATGGTGATCTCGGCGGTCATTCCTTACTACTGGTTCAAATTCAAAGGCTGGCTGTAA
- a CDS encoding TIGR02647 family protein translates to MAFTKEMVEELDLLALYDLENSQAGLKVHRDASVEAVAAAGRLHAKGLIDQQDGGYLTSLGLDAAEHAQVLLGILRG, encoded by the coding sequence ATGGCTTTCACGAAAGAAATGGTTGAGGAACTGGACCTGCTGGCGCTGTACGACCTGGAGAACAGCCAGGCGGGCTTGAAGGTCCACCGTGACGCCTCCGTCGAGGCCGTGGCGGCCGCGGGCCGGCTACACGCCAAGGGACTGATCGACCAGCAGGACGGCGGTTACCTGACCAGCCTGGGCCTCGATGCCGCCGAGCACGCCCAGGTCCTTCTCGGCATCCTGCGCGGCTGA
- a CDS encoding class I adenylate cyclase produces MTLTHEIRPDIDDGIDRKVLAQLRQRFLKVNEGRLARASEALSTRQQLVLKLLPLLLDVNHPLLPGYVSASTPAGLSNFVPDDDILAEAQRLTRSFSYKTRRGNPPLPIHGLFLMGSLGTVAQAEQSDLDLWVCHSSELDERELAELRRKCDLLEQWAATQGAEVHCFLVDPQRFTQGAREARLTSDDCGTSQHYLLLDEFYRTAIWLGGRTPLWWLVPVYEEGRYAEYCETLLSKRFIRADDVLDLGHLARIPPGEFIGAGMWQLFKGIESPYKSVLKLLLTEVYASEHPNVSCLSLRYKQAIYAGRLDVEELDPYVMLYRRLEEYLVARGEQERLELIRRCLYLKVGKKLSRPPRQGRKSWQRKVMERVSAPWKWDSRAYGQLDSRSQWKVRQVLLERRALVNELTHSYRFLSQFARLQQAASGINPRDMGILGRRLYAAFERKAGKVEFINPGIAPDMAEDILTLAQLPGGEAGKPPYWALFSGNLSLQEMADFAPLRRARDLLELLAWSHRNGVIDTTTRLPLQPGSSDLSEFELQNLLGSLQQAVPLPLAEVPESALLRSTVPTQVLLLVNVGVDPLRQHSQMNVHMTTERTDSLGYSGVRDNLVLTLDQITLNSWNELLVNRFSGPHALLDCLREFLNGLPTDAPPPRLLVRCFCRNRATAIAQRVEDLFRDAHGQLTSGKGGRYLLQVRQHFHLLHLIPGSVSHRVIEGLPALVEHLGDTQDDSGFLQLDRHALEGDDLAMILPLGRANTVQVFYRLDEGSAEITILDERNALWRRRQEYDSEEGLLLPLQRFLQSVQYRRNALIPLLETQGPVGADILFYEVVTNGHQRAQRIERRNTPQPLEAMPFYNVQAIVEPGEGQRARTTLYCNHREFSELEFGSELFQAVARHILDRRRGQERYPCYITDLDLSAMREGGELQTVHFLRYKQSLEQALNRALAEA; encoded by the coding sequence ATGACGCTCACCCACGAAATCCGCCCGGACATCGACGACGGCATCGACCGCAAGGTGCTGGCGCAGTTGCGCCAGCGCTTCCTCAAGGTCAACGAGGGTCGTCTGGCGCGGGCGAGCGAAGCGCTGTCCACCCGCCAGCAACTGGTCCTCAAGCTGTTGCCGCTGCTGCTGGACGTGAACCATCCGCTGCTGCCCGGCTATGTCTCGGCCAGCACGCCCGCCGGACTCTCCAACTTCGTCCCGGACGACGACATCCTCGCCGAAGCCCAGCGCCTGACCCGCTCCTTCAGCTACAAGACCCGACGCGGCAATCCGCCGCTGCCGATCCACGGGCTGTTCCTGATGGGCAGCCTGGGCACCGTCGCCCAGGCCGAGCAGAGCGACCTGGACCTGTGGGTCTGCCACAGCTCCGAGCTCGACGAACGAGAACTGGCCGAGCTGCGCCGCAAGTGCGACCTGCTGGAGCAATGGGCCGCGACGCAAGGCGCCGAGGTGCACTGCTTCCTCGTCGATCCACAACGCTTCACCCAGGGCGCGCGGGAAGCACGGCTCACCTCCGACGACTGCGGCACCAGCCAGCACTACCTGCTGCTGGACGAGTTCTATCGCACCGCCATCTGGCTCGGCGGACGCACGCCGCTGTGGTGGCTGGTGCCGGTCTATGAAGAAGGCCGCTACGCCGAATACTGCGAGACACTGCTGAGCAAGCGCTTCATCCGCGCCGACGACGTCCTCGACCTGGGGCACCTGGCACGCATCCCACCCGGCGAATTCATCGGCGCGGGCATGTGGCAGCTGTTCAAGGGCATCGAGTCGCCCTACAAATCGGTGCTCAAGCTGTTGCTCACCGAGGTCTACGCCAGCGAGCACCCGAATGTTTCCTGCCTGAGCCTGCGCTACAAGCAAGCCATCTACGCCGGCCGCCTGGACGTGGAAGAACTCGATCCCTACGTGATGCTCTACCGCCGCCTGGAGGAATACCTGGTGGCGCGCGGCGAGCAGGAACGCCTGGAACTGATCCGTCGCTGCCTCTACCTGAAGGTCGGCAAGAAGCTCAGCCGGCCACCGCGCCAGGGCCGCAAGAGCTGGCAGCGCAAGGTGATGGAACGCGTCTCCGCGCCGTGGAAATGGGACAGCCGCGCCTACGGCCAGCTCGACAGCCGCAGCCAGTGGAAAGTACGCCAGGTACTGCTGGAGCGCCGCGCGCTGGTCAACGAACTGACCCACAGCTACCGCTTCCTGTCCCAGTTCGCCCGCCTGCAGCAGGCCGCCAGCGGCATCAACCCGCGGGACATGGGCATCCTCGGCCGGCGCCTGTACGCCGCCTTCGAACGCAAGGCCGGCAAGGTCGAGTTCATCAATCCCGGCATCGCCCCGGACATGGCCGAAGACATCCTCACCCTCGCCCAACTACCCGGCGGCGAGGCCGGCAAGCCGCCCTACTGGGCACTGTTCAGCGGCAACCTGTCGCTGCAGGAGATGGCCGACTTCGCCCCGCTGCGCCGCGCCCGCGACCTGCTGGAACTGCTCGCCTGGAGCCATCGCAACGGCGTGATCGACACCACCACGCGACTGCCCCTGCAACCCGGCTCCAGCGACCTGAGCGAATTCGAGCTGCAGAACCTGCTGGGCAGCCTGCAGCAGGCCGTCCCGCTGCCGCTGGCGGAGGTGCCGGAAAGCGCCCTGCTGCGTAGCACGGTGCCGACACAGGTTCTTTTGCTGGTGAACGTCGGCGTCGACCCGTTGCGCCAGCACAGCCAGATGAACGTGCACATGACCACCGAGCGCACCGACTCGCTCGGCTACTCCGGCGTGCGCGACAACCTGGTGCTGACCCTCGACCAGATCACCCTGAACAGCTGGAACGAGTTGCTGGTCAACCGATTCTCCGGCCCCCACGCACTGCTCGACTGCCTGCGCGAATTCCTCAATGGCCTGCCCACCGACGCGCCGCCACCGCGCCTGTTGGTGCGCTGCTTCTGCCGCAACCGAGCCACGGCCATCGCCCAGCGCGTGGAAGATCTGTTCCGCGATGCCCACGGGCAACTCACCAGCGGCAAGGGCGGGCGCTACCTGCTGCAGGTGCGCCAGCATTTCCACCTGCTGCACCTGATCCCCGGAAGCGTCAGCCACCGGGTGATCGAAGGCCTGCCGGCGCTGGTGGAGCACCTAGGCGATACCCAGGACGACAGCGGCTTCCTGCAACTGGACCGGCACGCGCTGGAAGGCGACGATCTCGCCATGATCCTGCCGCTGGGCCGGGCCAATACCGTGCAGGTGTTCTACCGCCTGGACGAAGGCAGCGCGGAAATCACCATCCTCGATGAGCGCAACGCCCTCTGGCGGCGCCGCCAGGAGTACGACAGCGAAGAAGGCCTGCTGCTGCCGCTGCAACGCTTCCTGCAATCCGTGCAATACCGTCGCAACGCCCTGATACCGCTGCTGGAAACCCAGGGACCGGTAGGTGCCGACATCCTCTTCTACGAGGTGGTGACCAATGGACACCAGCGCGCCCAGCGCATTGAACGGCGCAACACGCCGCAACCGCTGGAGGCGATGCCTTTCTACAACGTGCAGGCGATTGTCGAACCAGGCGAAGGCCAGCGCGCGCGCACCACGCTGTACTGCAACCACCGCGAGTTCTCGGAACTGGAATTCGGCAGCGAGCTGTTCCAGGCCGTGGCCCGGCACATCCTCGACCGGCGACGCGGGCAGGAGCGCTATCCCTGCTACATCACTGACCTGGACCTGTCGGCGATGCGCGAAGGCGGCGAGCTACAGACGGTGCACTTCCTGCGCTACAAGCAGAGCCTGGAACAGGCCCTGAACCGGGCGCTGGCCGAGGCCTGA
- the rnk gene encoding nucleoside diphosphate kinase regulator, which produces MTTTPITVTRLDLQRLERMLDSLDEYGPAAEALEAELARATVVGHDEIPPGVVTMNSTVRCREEGSGKEYHLTLVYPAGVGGDGKVSVLAPVGTALLGLTTGQSIDWPVPSGKTLKLTLLEVEYQPEAAGDFDR; this is translated from the coding sequence ATGACCACGACACCCATCACCGTTACTCGACTCGACCTGCAACGTCTGGAGCGCATGCTCGACAGCCTGGATGAGTACGGCCCCGCGGCCGAGGCGCTGGAGGCCGAACTGGCCCGCGCCACGGTGGTCGGCCACGACGAGATACCGCCGGGCGTGGTCACGATGAACTCCACCGTGCGCTGCCGCGAGGAAGGCAGCGGCAAGGAATACCACCTGACCCTGGTCTACCCGGCCGGTGTCGGCGGCGACGGCAAGGTTTCCGTCCTCGCGCCGGTGGGTACCGCGCTGCTGGGCCTGACCACCGGCCAGAGCATCGACTGGCCGGTGCCGAGCGGCAAGACGCTGAAGCTGACCCTGCTGGAAGTGGAATACCAGCCCGAGGCGGCTGGCGACTTCGATCGCTGA
- a CDS encoding DUF1289 domain-containing protein: MSTSPASDPSASVASPCCRRCCLDEADVCVGCGRTLGEILEWNEANGERRRAILTECEKRRNNHSPKW; encoded by the coding sequence ATGTCGACTTCCCCGGCATCTGATCCTTCGGCGAGCGTCGCCTCGCCCTGTTGCCGGCGCTGCTGCCTCGACGAGGCGGACGTCTGCGTCGGCTGCGGGCGCACCCTGGGCGAGATCCTGGAGTGGAACGAGGCGAACGGCGAGCGGCGCCGGGCGATCCTGACGGAGTGCGAAAAGCGCCGAAACAACCACTCACCGAAGTGGTGA
- the cyaY gene encoding iron donor protein CyaY — protein sequence MSTLSEARFHDLVDAVQVTVEDAFDDSDLDVDLENSSGVLTVRFENGTQLILSRQPALRQLWVAARSGGFHFDYDESGSLWISDSTREPLGALLNRATLEQAGEDVDFPGI from the coding sequence ATGAGCACTTTGAGCGAAGCCCGCTTCCATGACCTGGTGGACGCCGTACAGGTAACGGTGGAGGACGCCTTCGACGACAGCGACCTGGACGTGGACCTGGAGAACTCCAGCGGCGTGCTGACCGTGCGCTTCGAGAACGGCACCCAGTTGATCCTCAGCCGCCAGCCGGCGCTGCGCCAGCTGTGGGTGGCAGCGCGCTCCGGTGGCTTCCATTTCGACTACGACGAATCCGGCTCGCTGTGGATCAGCGACAGCACCCGCGAGCCGCTGGGCGCACTGCTCAACCGCGCCACCCTGGAGCAGGCGGGCGAGGATGTCGACTTCCCCGGCATCTGA
- a CDS encoding AraC family transcriptional regulator, translating to MDYRDPLPSSVSVAYLQGLVEHLQRQGVDPAQLLATVHLEPSILAQRDQRIAASAYLELVGAGVRLSGDDNLGLHLGEAVRPGYYGVLGYLIMSCATLSDALHRQARYASLVGNLGRVELADEPQRAGCEPLVKHCWEPLLPQQQRQMSEETLAGWVSFGHWVSGVDEVPYEVRFSHSAPADVSEHVRIFRCPVLFDQPDNALVFPRRLLALPLGQADAQVQRTLDAYAERLLVEINRGDSVLDRARLELARQLPEQGADLERLSQTLALSPRTLQRRLRDTGLSFSQLVDETRQQLVLHYLRDPALDTADIAYLLGFSEAGSLARAFRRWTGQSLGEYRRKLVPLTDPEDDA from the coding sequence ATGGACTATCGCGATCCCCTGCCCAGTTCGGTGTCGGTGGCCTACCTGCAGGGCCTCGTGGAGCATCTGCAGCGCCAGGGCGTGGACCCGGCGCAGTTGCTGGCGACGGTGCACCTGGAACCCTCGATTCTCGCCCAGCGTGACCAGCGCATCGCCGCCAGCGCCTATCTCGAGCTGGTCGGCGCCGGCGTGCGCCTGAGCGGCGACGACAACCTCGGCCTGCATCTGGGCGAAGCCGTGCGGCCCGGCTATTACGGCGTGCTGGGCTACCTGATCATGAGCTGCGCGACCCTTTCCGACGCCCTGCACCGCCAGGCCCGCTATGCCTCGCTGGTCGGCAACCTGGGGCGCGTCGAACTGGCCGACGAACCGCAGCGCGCCGGCTGCGAGCCGCTGGTGAAGCACTGCTGGGAGCCGCTGCTGCCGCAACAGCAGCGGCAGATGAGCGAGGAAACCCTGGCCGGCTGGGTCAGCTTCGGCCATTGGGTCAGCGGCGTGGACGAGGTGCCCTACGAGGTGCGCTTCAGCCACAGCGCCCCGGCGGACGTCAGCGAACACGTACGCATCTTCCGCTGCCCGGTGCTGTTCGATCAGCCGGACAACGCTCTGGTCTTCCCCAGGCGCCTGCTGGCGCTGCCGCTCGGCCAGGCCGACGCCCAGGTACAGCGCACGCTGGATGCCTACGCCGAGCGCTTGCTGGTGGAGATCAACAGGGGTGACAGCGTGCTTGACCGGGCTCGCCTGGAACTGGCGCGCCAGCTGCCGGAGCAGGGCGCCGACCTCGAGCGCCTGTCGCAGACGCTGGCGCTGAGCCCGCGCACCCTGCAGCGACGCCTGCGCGACACCGGCCTGTCGTTCAGCCAACTGGTGGACGAAACCCGCCAGCAACTGGTGCTGCACTACCTGCGCGACCCGGCGCTGGACACCGCCGATATCGCCTACCTGCTGGGCTTCAGCGAAGCGGGTTCGCTGGCCCGCGCATTCCGGCGCTGGACGGGGCAGAGTCTGGGCGAATACCGGCGTAAACTGGTGCCTTTGACTGATCCCGAGGACGATGCATGA
- a CDS encoding lipoprotein gives MKRLLLPFVAIALLTAAIAGCGQKGPLYLPDDEKAKNEHSKDRYGL, from the coding sequence ATGAAGCGACTGCTGCTTCCCTTCGTCGCGATCGCCCTGCTGACCGCCGCCATCGCCGGCTGCGGCCAGAAAGGCCCGCTGTACCTGCCGGACGACGAAAAGGCCAAGAACGAACATAGCAAGGACCGCTACGGTCTCTGA
- the dapF gene encoding diaminopimelate epimerase: MLLRFTKMHGLGNDFMVLDLVSQHAHVQPRHVKQWGDRNFGVGFDQLLIVEPPSTPDADFRYRIFNCDGTEVEQCGNGARCFARFVVDKRLTAKKTIRVETKGGMIELTLTNDGQVTVDMGPPRLQPDQVPFQADAEALSYSVDVDGQRYELAAISMGNPHGVLRVDDVDSAPVRTLGPKLEVHESFPKKANIGFLQIVNPHQARLRVWERGAGETLACGTGACAAAVAGIRQGWLQSPVQIDLPGGRLSIEWAGPGQPVMMTGPAVRVFEGQVRL, from the coding sequence ATGCTTCTGCGCTTTACCAAGATGCATGGGCTGGGCAATGACTTCATGGTCCTGGACCTGGTCAGCCAACACGCCCATGTACAGCCGCGCCACGTGAAACAGTGGGGCGACCGCAATTTCGGGGTCGGCTTCGATCAGCTGCTGATCGTCGAACCACCGAGCACGCCGGACGCGGACTTCCGCTATCGCATCTTCAACTGCGACGGCACCGAGGTCGAACAGTGCGGCAATGGCGCGCGCTGCTTCGCCCGTTTCGTGGTGGACAAGCGCCTGACCGCGAAGAAGACCATCCGCGTGGAAACCAAGGGCGGCATGATCGAACTGACCCTCACCAACGATGGCCAGGTCACCGTCGACATGGGCCCGCCGCGCCTGCAACCCGACCAGGTGCCATTCCAGGCCGATGCCGAGGCGTTGAGCTACAGCGTCGACGTGGACGGCCAGCGCTACGAGCTGGCCGCGATCTCCATGGGCAACCCGCACGGCGTGCTGCGCGTGGACGACGTGGACAGCGCGCCGGTACGGACTCTCGGACCGAAACTCGAAGTTCACGAAAGCTTCCCAAAGAAGGCCAACATCGGCTTCCTGCAGATCGTCAATCCGCACCAGGCACGCCTGCGCGTCTGGGAACGCGGCGCTGGCGAGACACTGGCCTGCGGCACCGGCGCCTGTGCGGCGGCGGTCGCCGGTATCCGTCAGGGCTGGCTGCAATCTCCGGTACAAATCGACCTTCCCGGCGGACGGTTGTCCATCGAGTGGGCAGGACCGGGTCAGCCCGTTATGATGACCGGGCCCGCGGTGCGGGTCTTCGAAGGCCAGGTACGTCTATAA